The following proteins come from a genomic window of Thermoproteus sp.:
- a CDS encoding BtpA/SgcQ family protein → MSLPRIIGVVHLPPLPGSPKYKGDFEAAVKFAVENAKALEEAGFDGVIFENFNDAPYKPRVKEPEAVAAMAVIVREARRALSIQVGANILRNSAPEAAAVVAVAGGSFIRANALCEVVSAPEGLLEPVAREVAEILARLKADIKVLADVYVKHGWPLHERPLGEVAADCAERGGASALIVTGARTGSPPDPSLIAEASRSGLPVYVGSGTRPDNLEAFRGAYGYIVGTYLKRPDGSIDPERARAYASAARRALGGH, encoded by the coding sequence ATGAGCCTCCCGAGGATAATAGGCGTCGTCCACCTGCCGCCTCTCCCCGGCTCGCCGAAATATAAAGGCGACTTCGAGGCGGCCGTCAAATTCGCCGTGGAGAACGCCAAGGCCCTAGAGGAGGCCGGATTCGACGGAGTCATCTTCGAGAACTTCAACGACGCGCCCTACAAGCCGCGGGTGAAAGAGCCAGAGGCCGTGGCGGCTATGGCCGTGATAGTTAGAGAGGCCAGACGGGCCCTGTCGATACAGGTCGGGGCGAATATACTACGTAATTCGGCCCCCGAGGCGGCCGCCGTAGTGGCGGTGGCCGGAGGCTCCTTCATAAGGGCCAACGCGCTCTGCGAGGTCGTATCGGCGCCCGAGGGCCTGTTGGAGCCCGTCGCGAGGGAGGTGGCGGAAATCTTGGCGAGGCTTAAAGCCGACATCAAGGTCCTGGCGGACGTATACGTGAAGCACGGATGGCCCCTACACGAGAGGCCTCTCGGCGAGGTCGCGGCGGACTGCGCCGAGAGGGGAGGCGCCTCTGCCTTAATCGTGACGGGGGCCAGGACCGGCTCCCCGCCGGACCCCAGCCTTATAGCCGAGGCCTCGCGGTCCGGGCTTCCGGTCTACGTGGGGAGCGGCACGAGGCCGGACAACCTGGAGGCGTTTAGGGGGGCCTACGGCTACATAGTGGGGACCTACCTAAAGAGGCCGGACGGCTCTATTGACCCGGAGAGGGCTAGGGCCTACGCCTCGGCAGCTAGGCGCGCGCTGGGAGGTCACTAA